The proteins below are encoded in one region of Mangifera indica cultivar Alphonso chromosome 7, CATAS_Mindica_2.1, whole genome shotgun sequence:
- the LOC123220493 gene encoding serine/threonine-protein kinase tricornered-like, with the protein MDSIKCWVKLLRSKDKVKPSKEKESTSKTKELSKAQTSEEVPSNVTKQKVAAAKQYIENHYKKQMKSLQERKERRDILEKKLADAEVSEEEQNNLLKYLEKKETEYMRLQRHKMGADDFEPLTMIGKGAFGEVRVCREKATGHVYAMKKLKKSEMLRRGQVEHVKAERNLLAEVDSNCIVKLYCSFQDDEYLYLIMEYLPGGDMMTLLMRKDTLTEDEARFYVGETVLAIESIHKHNYIHRDIKPDNLLLDRDGHMKLSDFGLCKPLDCSNLQEKDFSMGNNLSGALQSDGRPVAPRRTQQEQLLHWQRNRRMLAYSTVGTPDYIAPEVLLKKGYGMECDWWSLGAIMYEMLVGYPPFYSDEPMSTCRKIVNWRTHLKFPEEAKLSPEAKDLISKLLCNVDQRLGTKGADEIKAHPWFKGIEWDKLYQMKAAFIPEVNDELDTQNFEKFEEADNQIQSSTRSGPWRKMLPSKDINFVGYTYKNFEIVNDHQLPGIAELKKKNNKPKRPSIKSLFEDESATVNQPVHGSFLNLLPPQIEAPENKGKSQ; encoded by the exons ATGGATTCCATAAAATGTTGGGTAAAGCTATTGAGGTCGAAGGATAAGGTGAAGCCTTCAAAGGAAAAGGAGTCAACTAGTAAAACAAAGGAATTATCAAAAGCACAAACAAGTGAAGAAGTGCCATCTAATGTAACCAAGCAGAAAGTTGCTGCTGCGAAACAGTATATTGAAAACCATTACAAGAAGCAGATGAAGAGCCTGCAGGAGAGGAAGGAGCG ACGTGATATATTAGAAAAGAAGCTGGCCGATGCTGAGGTCTCTGAGGAAGAGCAGAACAACTTATTGAAGTATTTGGAGAAGAAGGAAACAGAATACATGCGCCTTCAGAGGCATAAGATGGGTGCTGATGATTTTGAGCCGTTGACAATGATCGGGAAAGGTGCATTTGGAgag GTTAGAGTCTGCAGGGAAAAGGCAACTGGTCACGTTTACGCTATGAAGAAACTTAAGAAATCAGAAATGCTTCGTAGAGGACAG GTCGAACATGTGAAAGCTGAGAGGAATCTACTTGCAGAAGTTGATAGCAATTGCATTGTCAAACTGTATTGTTCATTTCAAGATGATGAATACTTATATCTAATCATGGAATATCTGCCTGGAGGAGATATGATGACTTTACTAATGCGCAAAGATACACTAACAGAAGATGAGGCTAGGTTTTATGTTGGGGAAACCGTCCTTGCTATAGAGTCTATCCATAAACATAACTACATTCATAG AGATATCAAGCCAGATAACTTGCTGCTTGACCGAGATGGTCACATGAAACTATCAGATTTTGGATTATGTAAACCGTTAGACTGCAGTAATCTTCAGGAAAAGGATTTTTCCATGGGAAACAATCTCAGCGGAGCTCTTCAGAGTGATGGACGTCCAGTAGCTCCAAGACGCACGCAACAAGAGCAACTGCTGCATTGGCAGAGGAACAGGAGGATGCTT GCTTATTCAACTGTTGGAACACCAGACTATATTGCTCCTGAGGTTTTATTGAAGAAAGGATATGGAATGGAATGTGACTG GTGGTCTCTTGGTGCTATCATGTATGAAATGCTTGTGGGATATCCACCCTTTTATTCTGATGAGCCAATGTCAACTTGCAGGAAG ATAGTAAATTGGAGAACTCATTTAAAATTTCCAGAAGAGGCAAAACTGTCTCCAGAAGCAAAAGATCTTATTAGTAAACTCTTGTGTAATGTTGACCAGAGACTTGGTACAAAGGGCGCAGATGAAATTAAG GCTCACCCATGGTTTAAAGGTATAGAGTGGGACAAACTCTATCAAATGAAAGCTGCATTTATTCCCGAAGTCAATGATGAGCTGGATACTCAAAACTTTGAGAAGTTTGAAGAG GCTGACAACCAAATTCAATCTTCAACAAGATCGGGCCCTTGGAGAAAG ATGCTCCCATCCAAGGATATAAATTTTGTGGGTTACACATATAAGAACTTTGAAATTGTAAATGATCATCAATTACCTGGAATTG CtgaattgaagaagaagaataacaaACCTAAGAGGCCCTCCATCAAGTCCCTTTTTG AGGATGAGTCGGCTACAGTAAATCAGCCTGTTCATGGGAGCTTTTTAAACCTTTTGCCTCCACAAATAGAAGCTCCAGAGAATAAGGGTAAATCTCAGTGA